A part of Synchiropus splendidus isolate RoL2022-P1 chromosome 19, RoL_Sspl_1.0, whole genome shotgun sequence genomic DNA contains:
- the LOC128751519 gene encoding uncharacterized protein LOC128751519 isoform X1 produces MMFFFCVAGSMGLLASFIFALSLFHVGNTTEVRHVFCEDIKVDGGYKYEYTPFEGKIRANWNTNTPIAELNNGELDKTKDVVDMTDSYIITKECKDLLMEFKKVNALMFPIEYKVNSTKGTSHTDTSGFSWQLPVAVGGGIALVILSLVIGVVSYYCWWKRGASGRDFAGYVDFLKTRCQELCARRQRERRSRCNDGGPSERDPALTP; encoded by the exons atgatgtttttcttttgtgttgcagGTAGCATGGGCCTGCTGGCCTCTTTCATTTTTGccctgagtttgtttcatgttgGAAACACCACAG AGGTTAGACATGTTTTCTGTGAGGATATCAAAGTGGATGGAGGTTACAAATATGAGTACACACCCTTTGAGGGCAAAATAAGGGCCAATTGGAAT ACAAACACGCCCATTGCTGAACTGAATAACGGAGAGCTCGATAAGACTAAGGATGTGGTGGACATGACTGACTCTTACATCATCACCAAGGAGTGCAAAGATCTGCTGATGGAGTTCAAGAAAGTCAAT GCCCTTATGTTCCCAATTGAATACAAAGTCAATTCCACCAAGGGCACTTCTCACACGGACACAT CTGGGTTTTCATGGCAATTACCCGTGGCAGTTGGAGGTGGAATTGCACTTGTCATTTTGTCACTTGTCATTGGAGTTGTTTCATATTACTGTTGGTGGAAGAGAGGCGCGAG TGGAAGGGACTTTGCTGGATATGTTGACTTCTTGAAAACCAGGTGTCAGGAGCTGTGCGCTCGCCGACAACGTGAAAGGAGGAGCCG ATGTAATGATGGCGGGCCAAGTGAACGTGACCCTGCCTTGACCCCTTGA
- the LOC128751519 gene encoding uncharacterized protein LOC128751519 isoform X2 has translation MGLLASFIFALSLFHVGNTTEVRHVFCEDIKVDGGYKYEYTPFEGKIRANWNTNTPIAELNNGELDKTKDVVDMTDSYIITKECKDLLMEFKKVNALMFPIEYKVNSTKGTSHTDTSGFSWQLPVAVGGGIALVILSLVIGVVSYYCWWKRGASGRDFAGYVDFLKTRCQELCARRQRERRSRCNDGGPSERDPALTP, from the exons ATGGGCCTGCTGGCCTCTTTCATTTTTGccctgagtttgtttcatgttgGAAACACCACAG AGGTTAGACATGTTTTCTGTGAGGATATCAAAGTGGATGGAGGTTACAAATATGAGTACACACCCTTTGAGGGCAAAATAAGGGCCAATTGGAAT ACAAACACGCCCATTGCTGAACTGAATAACGGAGAGCTCGATAAGACTAAGGATGTGGTGGACATGACTGACTCTTACATCATCACCAAGGAGTGCAAAGATCTGCTGATGGAGTTCAAGAAAGTCAAT GCCCTTATGTTCCCAATTGAATACAAAGTCAATTCCACCAAGGGCACTTCTCACACGGACACAT CTGGGTTTTCATGGCAATTACCCGTGGCAGTTGGAGGTGGAATTGCACTTGTCATTTTGTCACTTGTCATTGGAGTTGTTTCATATTACTGTTGGTGGAAGAGAGGCGCGAG TGGAAGGGACTTTGCTGGATATGTTGACTTCTTGAAAACCAGGTGTCAGGAGCTGTGCGCTCGCCGACAACGTGAAAGGAGGAGCCG ATGTAATGATGGCGGGCCAAGTGAACGTGACCCTGCCTTGACCCCTTGA